In a genomic window of Leptolyngbya sp. SIO1E4:
- a CDS encoding CRISPR-associated RAMP protein, with product MFDVFKSRLEISGILTTVTALRISQGRSTEPIGSDLPVVKDSLGKPLIPGSSFKGALRSRLESFLRGILGSERKLVANPAIEEEWSLTASEINLIKERSSNDAAFTAAIVAETDLVSRLFGSPWISSKFQVRDLTVLPDTWFGQYQERDGVSIDRDTETAADGKLYDFQVVPAGTPFEFKAVVENAEDWELGLLMIGLHQFESEQIPLGGGRSRGLGVVKLNIGDVWWVDYPEEQPEELLTYLQRLVGGDKDHYKLTPDSFNAYKADWTTALVSYLRQQTSTGSEDTSVEEGSHA from the coding sequence ATGTTTGATGTTTTTAAGAGCCGCTTAGAAATTAGCGGCATTCTCACGACTGTCACCGCTTTACGGATTTCCCAAGGCCGCTCAACGGAACCCATCGGTTCAGATTTGCCAGTGGTCAAAGATTCTTTAGGGAAGCCCTTAATTCCAGGGTCGAGCTTCAAAGGAGCCTTGCGATCTCGCCTCGAGAGCTTCTTACGTGGGATCTTAGGCAGCGAACGCAAACTCGTTGCTAATCCCGCGATTGAAGAAGAATGGTCTCTAACGGCCAGTGAAATCAATCTCATCAAAGAGCGATCCTCGAATGATGCTGCATTCACTGCAGCAATTGTCGCAGAAACTGACTTGGTTTCAAGGCTATTTGGCTCACCATGGATATCCAGCAAATTCCAAGTTCGGGATCTCACTGTACTGCCCGACACCTGGTTTGGACAGTATCAAGAACGGGACGGTGTTTCCATTGATCGTGATACGGAAACCGCTGCCGACGGCAAACTCTACGATTTTCAAGTGGTTCCAGCTGGAACCCCGTTTGAATTCAAGGCAGTGGTTGAGAATGCTGAAGACTGGGAGCTAGGTCTGCTGATGATTGGCCTCCACCAGTTTGAAAGCGAACAGATTCCTCTTGGTGGCGGGCGATCTCGGGGCTTGGGCGTGGTCAAGCTCAACATTGGCGATGTGTGGTGGGTGGACTATCCCGAAGAGCAACCTGAGGAGTTATTGACTTACCTCCAACGTCTGGTAGGGGGTGACAAAGACCATTACAAACTTACTCCCGACTCCTTCAATGCCTATAAAGCAGACTGGACAACTGCCTTAGTCAGCTATTTAAGACAGCAAACATCTACGGGTAGCGAGGATACAAGCGTCGAGGAGGGTAGCCATGCATAA
- a CDS encoding Uma2 family endonuclease: protein MVTLQLQQLDIPPGQSLLLHDVSWSEFEAILEELGEHRSTRIAYDNGLLEIMAPLPEHEYFKQSISIAIEDIAEVLEQDYESYGSTTWRQHVKQAGLEPDNCFYFQNEARIRGKLNFDLSHDPPPDLALEIDITSKSLNRFPIYARLGVPELWCYDNGTLTVYLLQDDHYLPAERSQVFPQLAVQALPQLIENYRDRGRLALRRAVRQWVKAQVD from the coding sequence ATGGTAACCCTGCAGCTTCAACAATTAGACATACCACCCGGCCAAAGCTTGCTCCTTCATGATGTGAGCTGGTCCGAGTTTGAGGCCATTTTGGAGGAGTTGGGAGAGCATCGCAGCACTCGCATCGCTTACGATAATGGCCTGTTAGAAATCATGGCTCCTCTCCCCGAACACGAATATTTCAAACAATCGATTAGTATTGCGATTGAAGACATCGCCGAAGTTTTGGAACAGGACTACGAAAGCTACGGCTCTACGACTTGGCGGCAACACGTTAAGCAAGCAGGACTAGAACCTGACAACTGCTTTTACTTTCAAAACGAGGCTCGCATCCGGGGCAAACTCAATTTTGACCTGAGTCACGACCCACCGCCTGATTTAGCGCTAGAGATTGACATCACAAGCAAATCACTGAACCGCTTTCCTATCTACGCTCGGTTGGGAGTCCCTGAGCTGTGGTGCTATGACAATGGCACTCTGACCGTCTATCTCTTGCAAGATGATCACTATTTACCGGCTGAACGCAGTCAAGTGTTTCCGCAACTAGCGGTACAAGCACTGCCTCAGCTTATTGAGAACTATCGCGATCGGGGCAGGCTGGCCTTGCGACGCGCGGTGAGGCAATGGGTGAAGGCACAGGTAGATTGA
- a CDS encoding CRISPR-associated protein, translating to MHKRFVNHCTIEFTLSPCGPILIKSGKEGADPTKPQMEFVETYHQGGRSIYLPGSSLKGALRAHAERIIRTVGRDRRPTDPSHLWASNPLDLNSYQYLDDIEDTRDIYRLSSFTDQMFGSVSIASRVRIEDAYPVDRAQLKIEERNGVAIDRVFGSVAVGPFDYQVCTAGAFRTKIHLKNFTLAQLGLLGLVLRDLDDGWFGLGFAKSRGMGLVSVSLKSAVVQYPGCVLEADQIKALGLENPPWSKTSLLGAGVFLDPAEARHYGFPENDKQETPVAAQPMDLGFGVQLTWSGQTQVEDLFTRSVKSWSRLLGVAA from the coding sequence ATGCATAAGCGATTTGTGAATCACTGCACCATTGAGTTCACCCTTTCCCCTTGCGGCCCCATTTTGATCAAGTCAGGAAAAGAAGGGGCTGACCCCACCAAACCTCAGATGGAGTTTGTCGAAACTTACCACCAAGGTGGTCGCTCCATTTATCTGCCCGGCAGTTCTCTAAAAGGTGCCTTGCGCGCCCATGCCGAGCGAATTATCAGAACTGTAGGCAGAGATCGCCGCCCCACTGATCCTAGTCATCTCTGGGCCAGCAATCCACTCGATTTGAATAGCTATCAATATTTGGACGATATTGAGGATACTCGTGATATCTATCGCCTATCCTCGTTTACCGATCAGATGTTTGGCAGCGTCTCTATTGCCAGTCGAGTGCGGATCGAGGATGCCTATCCGGTTGATCGAGCCCAGCTCAAGATTGAGGAGCGCAACGGAGTGGCTATTGATCGAGTCTTTGGTTCCGTAGCCGTCGGCCCTTTCGATTATCAGGTCTGTACCGCTGGAGCATTCCGAACCAAAATTCATCTGAAGAATTTTACACTGGCTCAATTGGGTCTTTTGGGTTTGGTATTGCGAGACTTGGATGATGGCTGGTTTGGTTTGGGCTTTGCAAAGTCTCGTGGCATGGGCCTGGTATCCGTCAGTCTCAAGTCTGCCGTAGTGCAATATCCCGGCTGCGTGTTAGAGGCCGACCAGATTAAAGCACTTGGTTTAGAAAACCCCCCCTGGTCCAAGACCAGTTTGCTGGGGGCTGGGGTGTTCTTAGACCCAGCAGAAGCTAGGCACTATGGCTTTCCTGAGAATGATAAACAAGAAACACCTGTTGCTGCTCAGCCGATGGATTTAGGTTTTGGGGTTCAACTCACCTGGTCAGGACAAACTCAGGTTGAAGATTTGTTTACCCGTTCAGTTAAGTCTTGGAGTCGCTTGCTGGGGGTGGCTGCATGA
- the cas6 gene encoding CRISPR-associated endoribonuclease Cas6: protein MVTRSKKSAPFTAVSWPQETELVGLEFSLLPARDYELYPQYTIGLHAWFLQQMQQIDPALSAYLHDGESEKPFAITGLSGQFVAHSRTLQLQKGKVYRWQVQGFSPRTIAGLAAWLPQLPEAVVLKAVPLTIQQVRVVLPATTYADLAAAPSTGNTLSLSFLSPTSFRRKGHHLPLPWPRNVFHSYLRRWNDFSDEPIAQDAFLDWVDDHVVIQRHQLQSVKVAAGKRGSVTGFTGAIAYSLDRKARENPEFHRLFFTLGRLAPYCGTGHKTTFGLGETITGWHLKQTQAIEVPSAQGLLAERIEELTTVFREQRKRTGGNRAQNTAETWATIVARRELGDSLQDIAADLEMPYETVKSYGKLARRSLRDG, encoded by the coding sequence ATGGTTACCCGGTCTAAAAAGTCTGCCCCGTTCACTGCTGTCAGTTGGCCCCAAGAGACTGAACTCGTAGGGCTGGAATTTTCACTGCTGCCCGCGCGCGACTACGAACTGTATCCGCAATACACTATTGGGCTTCATGCCTGGTTTCTACAGCAGATGCAACAGATTGATCCAGCGCTGTCAGCCTATTTGCACGATGGCGAATCAGAGAAGCCGTTTGCCATCACCGGCTTGAGCGGGCAGTTTGTTGCCCATAGTCGCACGCTGCAGCTTCAGAAGGGCAAGGTTTATCGCTGGCAGGTGCAGGGCTTTTCCCCACGAACGATCGCTGGGCTGGCCGCTTGGCTGCCACAGTTACCCGAAGCCGTAGTGCTCAAAGCGGTACCGCTGACGATTCAGCAGGTGCGGGTTGTGCTCCCAGCGACCACCTACGCTGATCTGGCCGCTGCCCCCTCGACCGGAAACACCCTCAGCCTCAGCTTCCTGAGCCCCACCAGTTTTCGCCGCAAGGGGCACCACCTGCCCTTGCCCTGGCCCCGCAATGTCTTTCACAGCTATTTGCGTCGTTGGAATGATTTTTCAGACGAGCCGATCGCCCAAGATGCCTTTCTAGATTGGGTTGATGACCATGTGGTGATTCAGCGCCATCAGCTGCAGTCGGTCAAGGTGGCAGCGGGTAAGCGTGGGTCGGTAACCGGCTTTACCGGGGCGATCGCCTACAGTCTGGATCGCAAAGCCCGGGAAAATCCAGAGTTTCATCGTCTGTTTTTTACCCTGGGGCGGCTGGCACCCTACTGCGGCACTGGCCATAAAACGACCTTTGGCTTAGGCGAAACCATCACAGGCTGGCACCTGAAGCAAACTCAAGCCATAGAAGTGCCTTCGGCCCAGGGGTTGCTCGCAGAGCGCATTGAGGAATTAACCACGGTGTTTCGAGAACAGCGCAAACGCACAGGCGGCAACCGGGCTCAGAACACCGCTGAGACCTGGGCCACAATCGTGGCCCGGCGAGAATTGGGAGATTCGCTGCAGGACATCGCAGCCGATTTAGAAATGCCTTACGAGACGGTGAAGAGCTATGGGAAGTTGGCGCGGCGATCGCTGAGGGACGGCTAA
- a CDS encoding CRISPR-associated protein translates to MSKSKPIKKSSQSQKPSPPKKRVGAKLGASHQPNPIPDTQDKPYGLVPLTTQGIDRQIPVGQDKFKHDRFSGKLHLALTVQTASFVASGVVAMGRDVDLKADLIKTAVHQKNQLIIPGSSLKGVVRSTYEALTRSCLCKTKAKRDEIPKGHGECKIQKDKIEVCPACRVFGAMGWQGLVAFPDAVGQKVSTSVGFMPSLYRPRTENPMYQNDGKVSGRKFYYHAVKAVNAGEQRGIPVQQAGQAYVFKTALQFKNLTEAELGTLLVILGQDSDYPMALKVGGGKPIGMGSMVVTVEALEKPGNLKSRYTHYVLPDSDHLTDEPLKRFMQTAIVAAHQTLIEEYQLKELARILAWPTQRPAPEGMY, encoded by the coding sequence ATGTCAAAGTCAAAACCGATTAAAAAATCGTCTCAATCCCAGAAGCCTAGTCCTCCTAAGAAGCGGGTTGGGGCAAAGCTTGGGGCTTCACACCAGCCGAACCCGATTCCAGATACGCAGGACAAGCCCTATGGCCTAGTACCCTTAACAACTCAGGGAATTGACCGCCAAATCCCCGTAGGGCAAGACAAATTCAAACATGATCGCTTCAGTGGCAAGCTTCACTTGGCATTAACAGTTCAGACGGCCTCGTTTGTGGCCTCGGGCGTTGTGGCGATGGGGCGGGATGTGGATCTCAAAGCAGATCTGATCAAAACAGCCGTGCATCAGAAGAACCAGCTGATTATTCCTGGCAGTTCCTTAAAAGGCGTGGTGCGATCAACCTATGAAGCTCTGACCCGCAGCTGCCTTTGCAAAACTAAAGCAAAGCGAGACGAAATACCTAAAGGTCATGGGGAATGCAAAATTCAGAAAGATAAGATTGAGGTCTGTCCAGCCTGCCGGGTGTTTGGAGCCATGGGCTGGCAGGGGTTAGTCGCTTTCCCAGATGCTGTAGGACAAAAGGTCAGCACCAGTGTAGGGTTCATGCCGTCGCTCTACAGGCCCAGAACTGAGAATCCTATGTATCAGAACGATGGCAAAGTGTCAGGGCGCAAGTTTTACTATCACGCCGTCAAGGCCGTGAATGCGGGAGAGCAGCGAGGTATTCCTGTGCAACAGGCCGGGCAAGCGTATGTTTTCAAAACGGCGCTGCAATTTAAGAACCTGACGGAGGCGGAGTTGGGGACGCTGTTGGTCATTTTGGGACAGGATAGCGACTATCCGATGGCCCTCAAGGTGGGCGGAGGCAAGCCCATTGGCATGGGAAGTATGGTAGTGACGGTCGAAGCCTTGGAGAAGCCGGGTAATCTCAAAAGCCGCTACACCCATTATGTGCTGCCGGACTCCGATCACTTAACTGACGAGCCGCTAAAGCGCTTTATGCAAACTGCGATCGTCGCCGCCCATCAAACCCTAATTGAGGAATATCAGCTCAAGGAACTGGCCAGAATCCTGGCGTGGCCGACTCAACGTCCTGCACCGGAGGGAATGTACTAA
- a CDS encoding YihY/virulence factor BrkB family protein: MGTIRTNRPLRRFEPVFKDLKKAPAIKLFRSRPAVLIIQTVMKWQRDDCLEMGAALSYYALFSLFPIVLVGLSVFGALIGPASQDSDQILSASDQILSFAHSSLPPEAFNLVENTVSNLNRNSLEAGIISFLLLCFTASGVFGALTRSMNKIWQVDQGRQNQKGVRSAAKTFMRNRFLAFVLVFSTSALIYISLISNIVIKIIIDAVGNLESVFWFVEIDDSLVLRTLQVSTSYLLIFCVIMLLFKVLPSTRIFWKDVWLGGLATTALFMLLQHLASNSIIRVGEQFLSYGVVGSVMILMLWIFLSCQVFFLGCEMTYVYAHLFGSRSGAYQLKIPLRTK, from the coding sequence ATGGGTACGATCAGAACCAATCGACCACTAAGGCGGTTTGAGCCTGTGTTTAAAGATCTGAAAAAAGCACCTGCGATCAAGCTATTTAGGTCTAGGCCTGCGGTGCTGATCATTCAGACGGTCATGAAGTGGCAGCGTGACGACTGCCTCGAGATGGGGGCAGCCCTATCGTACTATGCGCTGTTTTCACTGTTTCCGATTGTTTTGGTTGGGCTGAGTGTCTTTGGTGCGTTGATTGGACCAGCTAGTCAAGACTCTGATCAAATCTTGTCTGCCTCTGATCAGATCTTGTCTTTTGCCCACAGCAGCCTGCCACCTGAGGCGTTTAATTTAGTTGAGAACACGGTTTCAAACCTAAATCGTAATAGCTTAGAGGCCGGGATTATTAGTTTCCTGCTGCTATGCTTTACCGCCAGTGGCGTATTTGGTGCGCTGACACGCTCGATGAACAAAATTTGGCAAGTCGATCAGGGTAGGCAAAACCAAAAAGGCGTCAGGTCTGCGGCAAAAACCTTTATGAGAAACCGATTTCTAGCCTTTGTTTTGGTCTTTAGCACCTCTGCTTTGATTTATATTTCCTTAATTTCTAATATCGTAATCAAGATCATTATTGATGCTGTCGGCAACTTGGAAAGTGTTTTTTGGTTTGTTGAAATTGACGATTCCTTAGTGTTAAGAACCTTACAGGTCAGCACTTCATATCTGTTGATTTTTTGCGTTATTATGCTGCTTTTTAAGGTGTTGCCTTCTACGCGCATTTTTTGGAAAGATGTTTGGCTGGGAGGGCTGGCAACTACAGCGCTCTTTATGCTACTTCAACATTTAGCCAGTAACAGTATTATTCGGGTTGGAGAACAGTTCTTATCTTACGGTGTTGTGGGTAGCGTCATGATTTTGATGCTATGGATCTTTTTGAGTTGCCAGGTATTCTTTTTAGGCTGCGAAATGACCTATGTCTATGCGCACCTGTTTGGGAGCCGGAGCGGCGCTTACCAGCTAAAAATACCGCTGAGAACTAAGTAA
- the hetZ gene encoding heterocyst differentiation protein HetZ, translated as MEALSDRLYEELRRTTQASRRGCRDTAERLSAEVQRICAQSQRIQATGEVETWAVTLANHRLGQCTKYYRLGSRQGRVELHSTLSAIVYRYIAPPQAQASYQARLTLIEDFLQSFYLESLSAFRRENETASDFQPRTLLELAEYMAFTERYGKRRIPLPGRRSQQLIILRAQTFAKQQPPEATVDIEQATEGSGTDADDLRDLLPYHRLREELVVQQEELPEEVLRNRVVEALLSYLKERNQEDCADYFTLRLLDLPTAEIEAILNLTPRQRDYLQQRFKYHLIRFALSHHWELVHEWLEADLERNLGLTPQQWETLHQSISDKQGKLLHLKQQGIADAAITKTLGLTPTQLQKQWSKLLEQAWEIRNL; from the coding sequence GTGGAAGCACTTTCAGACAGACTATACGAAGAACTGAGGCGAACAACACAGGCCTCTAGGCGGGGCTGTCGAGATACGGCTGAACGCTTGAGTGCTGAGGTACAGCGGATTTGTGCCCAAAGTCAGCGCATTCAAGCAACGGGAGAAGTTGAGACGTGGGCCGTCACCTTAGCCAATCATCGCCTAGGGCAGTGCACCAAATACTATCGACTCGGGTCACGACAGGGCCGTGTAGAATTACACAGCACTTTAAGTGCGATCGTGTATCGCTACATTGCCCCGCCCCAAGCTCAGGCCAGTTACCAGGCGCGCCTCACCTTAATTGAAGATTTTCTCCAGAGCTTCTATTTAGAATCTCTTAGCGCTTTTCGGCGAGAAAATGAAACGGCTTCTGATTTTCAGCCTCGCACCCTGTTGGAGCTGGCTGAATACATGGCGTTTACTGAGCGGTATGGGAAGCGACGCATTCCTTTACCGGGGCGGCGCAGCCAGCAGCTGATTATTCTTAGGGCCCAAACATTTGCTAAGCAGCAGCCTCCAGAGGCCACAGTTGATATTGAGCAGGCAACAGAAGGTAGCGGAACAGATGCCGACGACCTCCGAGATTTGCTGCCTTATCATCGACTCCGGGAAGAACTGGTTGTCCAGCAGGAGGAACTGCCCGAAGAGGTTCTACGCAACCGGGTTGTTGAGGCACTGCTGAGCTACCTCAAGGAGCGAAATCAAGAAGATTGTGCCGATTACTTTACGCTCCGACTGCTGGATCTGCCCACGGCTGAGATTGAAGCGATCTTGAACCTCACGCCGCGCCAGCGAGACTATTTACAGCAGCGGTTTAAGTATCACCTGATTCGATTTGCCCTTTCGCACCATTGGGAGCTAGTTCACGAATGGCTAGAGGCGGATCTAGAGCGCAACTTAGGACTTACCCCACAGCAATGGGAAACCTTACATCAGTCCATTAGTGATAAGCAGGGTAAACTTTTGCATCTCAAACAACAGGGCATCGCAGATGCTGCCATTACTAAAACGTTGGGGCTGACACCGACTCAATTGCAAAAGCAGTGGTCTAAGCTACTGGAGCAGGCATGGGAAATTCGTAATCTTTGA
- a CDS encoding four helix bundle protein has product MPADLKERTKAFALRIIRLYSALPKTTVAQVLGKQILRSGTSVGAHYREAHRARSTAEFVSKLNGGLQELEETAYWLDLLSEAVIIKPDRLEPLSQETQELIAIFVTLIKNVKANHSQPPS; this is encoded by the coding sequence ATGCCTGCTGACTTGAAGGAACGCACCAAAGCCTTCGCCCTTCGGATTATTCGCCTTTACTCCGCTCTACCCAAAACCACAGTTGCTCAAGTACTTGGCAAACAAATCCTCCGCAGTGGCACGTCTGTGGGTGCCCACTACCGAGAAGCCCACCGTGCCAGATCCACCGCCGAATTTGTCAGTAAGCTCAATGGCGGACTGCAAGAATTAGAAGAAACCGCCTATTGGCTCGACCTTCTGAGCGAAGCCGTGATTATCAAACCCGATCGTCTAGAACCACTTTCTCAAGAGACTCAGGAACTCATCGCCATCTTCGTTACACTCATCAAAAACGTAAAAGCCAACCACTCCCAACCTCCATCCTGA
- the cas2 gene encoding CRISPR-associated endonuclease Cas2, with protein sequence MLVLVVYDIPDDKRRTKLASFLEGYGRRVQKSVFECFLSLAEMKTLHQKVQGRIKLEEDNVRFYWISSDALPKTLTLGSPLPQPPPDFYIV encoded by the coding sequence ATGTTGGTGCTTGTCGTCTACGACATTCCTGACGATAAACGCCGAACCAAGCTGGCTTCTTTTTTAGAGGGTTATGGTCGGCGGGTACAGAAGAGTGTCTTTGAGTGTTTTTTGAGTTTGGCTGAAATGAAGACTCTCCATCAAAAAGTGCAGGGGCGCATCAAATTAGAGGAAGATAATGTCCGCTTTTACTGGATTTCTTCTGATGCTCTGCCTAAGACGCTGACGCTAGGCAGTCCACTGCCTCAGCCTCCCCCTGATTTTTATATCGTTTAA
- a CDS encoding TIR domain-containing protein, which translates to MNTVQTRPPFVSTFLSHSSDDSELVEKVAKRLGRRGVLAWLDKKELLEMGPLDVALKRAVQQQATLTIFLSEASSNSEWCKDELKWAIEAQKGSEHILPVYLGDPLQLIRKHDLLRTRFLDAFGKVNQLGYWCQQNPTSPNPDAIAEKIAATAYKRLIPESWSEVVIVLDQRGSGQRRGFPPMPDNIARLNAPTLIFRPSLDPRQKGELLTDSDWDDMATTMTGSLSNALGTLRRDFCKVIVLSNAQTGLAWAVGKHFDRTDNVELYGYDRLGNLVTNEGQERLKLLPGGNPDRAQLVNSETNRLNETQPEVALGIGNIDYAHDAHQAVPHLPLLWIETSKIENSEQAMQLAKDIVATCKRLYREHSVRELALFWATANHVSLLAAANLTAQHALPKIKYMERDHYQGKYVHLPMPGDAPLS; encoded by the coding sequence ATGAACACTGTGCAAACCAGACCACCTTTTGTCTCCACTTTCCTGTCCCATTCCTCAGACGACAGTGAGCTAGTTGAAAAAGTGGCGAAGCGGCTTGGGCGTCGCGGTGTCTTGGCTTGGCTCGATAAAAAAGAGTTACTTGAAATGGGACCTTTGGATGTCGCTCTCAAAAGAGCTGTTCAACAACAGGCGACTCTGACCATTTTTCTCTCTGAAGCCTCATCAAATTCTGAATGGTGCAAAGATGAGCTTAAGTGGGCGATTGAAGCACAAAAAGGAAGTGAGCACATACTACCTGTGTATCTAGGTGATCCACTTCAGCTAATTAGAAAACATGATTTGCTTCGGACTCGTTTTCTCGACGCTTTTGGCAAAGTAAATCAGTTGGGCTATTGGTGCCAGCAAAACCCGACTTCCCCGAATCCAGATGCTATTGCCGAAAAAATTGCGGCTACGGCTTACAAGCGGTTAATTCCGGAATCATGGTCTGAAGTTGTGATCGTCCTCGATCAGCGAGGCAGTGGACAACGGCGAGGGTTTCCTCCAATGCCAGATAACATTGCTCGCTTGAATGCTCCGACCTTGATTTTCCGACCTAGCCTTGACCCGCGTCAGAAAGGAGAACTTCTCACTGATTCAGACTGGGACGATATGGCTACAACTATGACCGGATCGTTGTCAAACGCTCTTGGTACACTGCGTCGTGATTTTTGCAAGGTAATCGTCCTCAGTAATGCTCAAACAGGTTTGGCCTGGGCAGTCGGCAAGCATTTTGATAGGACTGATAACGTAGAACTTTATGGTTATGACAGACTCGGGAATCTGGTTACTAATGAAGGACAAGAGAGATTAAAACTGCTACCTGGCGGAAATCCTGACCGTGCCCAATTGGTCAATAGTGAAACAAATCGCTTAAATGAAACTCAACCAGAGGTCGCATTGGGTATTGGGAACATAGATTATGCGCATGATGCACATCAAGCAGTGCCGCATCTCCCTTTGCTTTGGATAGAAACTAGCAAGATTGAAAACTCAGAGCAAGCTATGCAATTAGCCAAAGATATTGTTGCAACTTGCAAACGCCTGTACCGCGAGCATAGTGTTCGTGAGCTAGCTTTGTTTTGGGCAACCGCTAACCACGTATCCCTGCTTGCCGCAGCTAATCTGACGGCACAGCATGCTTTGCCTAAGATTAAATACATGGAGAGAGACCACTATCAAGGAAAGTATGTCCACTTGCCCATGCCAGGAGATGCACCATTGTCTTAG
- a CDS encoding PatU: protein MPPLSELGEMPAVQDHLQTVLKRRLQIEIDQNPPLFPWESDLQEYPVELSTAASYLWLAQLRSLQLPTALPEDILSSLLSRCQELIAETLQPGIQLVKAVENLFPDQPQVMNQIAGLVLAEATVRSTATRDAEALKAAFPEGYGGANPQQQVTLAMLAAKDILDALTITLTSERPTAQREWLTTEGTVTLTARHLTGTPNQLSLSVELPQASQLSLPSLGQTVTQNRPGKLMLTLPDPQAGVVYPLEIRFSDRDSAPLTFAVCWMENP, encoded by the coding sequence ATGCCCCCTTTATCCGAATTGGGAGAGATGCCTGCCGTGCAAGACCATCTTCAAACTGTATTAAAACGTCGTCTCCAGATTGAAATCGACCAAAACCCCCCCCTGTTCCCCTGGGAATCTGATCTGCAGGAGTATCCGGTCGAACTCTCGACCGCGGCTTCTTACCTGTGGCTAGCCCAGTTGCGATCGCTGCAGTTGCCAACGGCCCTTCCTGAAGACATCTTGTCTAGTTTACTGAGCCGTTGCCAAGAGCTGATCGCAGAGACTTTGCAGCCCGGGATTCAACTGGTTAAAGCCGTTGAAAACTTATTTCCTGATCAGCCTCAGGTCATGAATCAGATCGCGGGGTTAGTCCTTGCAGAGGCCACAGTACGAAGTACTGCAACCCGTGATGCTGAGGCTTTAAAGGCCGCCTTCCCAGAAGGCTATGGCGGTGCCAATCCTCAGCAGCAAGTCACCCTGGCCATGTTGGCCGCGAAAGACATTCTGGATGCTTTGACGATTACCTTGACCTCTGAGCGGCCGACAGCCCAGCGCGAATGGCTCACCACTGAGGGGACGGTAACGTTGACGGCCCGTCATCTTACGGGAACCCCCAATCAGCTGAGCCTCTCGGTTGAGTTGCCTCAGGCCAGCCAGCTCAGTTTGCCAAGCTTGGGGCAAACTGTAACCCAAAACCGTCCAGGAAAGCTGATGCTGACATTGCCCGATCCTCAAGCGGGGGTTGTGTATCCCCTAGAGATTCGCTTCAGCGATCGCGATTCAGCCCCCTTAACCTTTGCCGTCTGCTGGATGGAAAATCCCTAG